The following coding sequences are from one Desulfosporosinus orientis DSM 765 window:
- the fdhD gene encoding formate dehydrogenase accessory sulfurtransferase FdhD codes for MQNETISHTILKANGESLEWMEDTVVREVPLTIHFNSEEIATLLCSPSQTKELALGFLFNEGFIRVPEDVYDYRHDPVDHMVWVEGKPCVLQKELMSKRFVSACCGKSRASFCFANDAMMVKPLTSTSTISLQEAYYYAKYLQSHLPLFKATGGIHSGGVGWKGQVLMTSFDIGRHNVFDKLSGEAFERTLNLENHVIFFSGRVSSEILLKVAKMNVTILIARGAPTDMALSQAAALNITVIGFAREQRLNIYTCPERVIP; via the coding sequence ATGCAAAACGAAACCATTAGCCATACCATTCTTAAAGCCAATGGAGAATCACTAGAATGGATGGAAGATACTGTTGTTCGAGAAGTTCCGTTAACCATCCATTTCAATAGCGAAGAAATCGCCACCCTGTTGTGCTCACCTTCCCAAACCAAGGAACTCGCTCTTGGCTTTTTATTCAATGAAGGATTTATTCGAGTACCCGAAGATGTCTATGACTATCGCCATGATCCTGTAGACCACATGGTTTGGGTCGAGGGCAAGCCCTGTGTTTTGCAAAAAGAACTCATGAGCAAACGATTCGTATCTGCCTGTTGCGGGAAAAGCAGAGCTTCCTTCTGTTTTGCCAATGACGCTATGATGGTCAAGCCCCTTACATCAACAAGTACTATCTCACTTCAGGAAGCCTATTATTATGCGAAGTATTTACAATCTCATCTTCCCCTCTTTAAGGCAACCGGCGGAATCCACAGCGGAGGCGTCGGCTGGAAAGGCCAAGTACTTATGACAAGTTTCGACATTGGCAGGCACAATGTTTTCGATAAACTAAGCGGTGAGGCCTTTGAACGCACTTTAAATCTTGAAAACCACGTGATTTTCTTTAGCGGACGTGTTTCCTCCGAGATCCTGCTCAAGGTTGCTAAAATGAACGTAACGATCCTCATAGCCCGCGGCGCTCCGACAGATATGGCTCTTTCGCAAGCAGCTGCTCTTAACATCACAGTCATTGGGTTTGCCAGAGAACAGCGTTTAAATATTTATACCTGTCCGGAACGCGTTATCCCATAA
- the nuoE gene encoding NADH-quinone oxidoreductase subunit NuoE yields MCTACEELVDPKEVQLQEVIEKYKNQNGPLIPILQGAQEIYGYLPAHVLKLISKAIRIPLARIYGVVTFYAQFRLTPMGRNLINICLGTACHVRGGAKIVEALEKELKIKDGATTEDGRFTLEVVACIGACGLAPVISINNEVHGRLVPESIPGILAKYE; encoded by the coding sequence TTGTGCACTGCGTGTGAAGAGTTAGTGGATCCTAAAGAAGTTCAATTGCAAGAAGTTATCGAGAAGTATAAAAATCAGAACGGGCCTTTGATCCCAATTTTACAAGGAGCTCAAGAAATTTATGGGTACTTGCCTGCCCATGTCCTTAAACTGATCAGTAAAGCCATTCGTATTCCGTTGGCGAGAATTTATGGTGTGGTAACGTTTTATGCTCAGTTTCGCTTGACACCTATGGGACGTAACTTAATCAATATCTGTTTGGGGACGGCTTGTCACGTTCGTGGAGGTGCCAAGATCGTTGAAGCTCTTGAAAAAGAGTTGAAAATCAAAGACGGAGCTACTACAGAAGACGGACGCTTTACCTTGGAAGTTGTAGCCTGTATAGGAGCATGTGGGTTGGCACCGGTTATATCCATCAATAATGAGGTTCATGGACGGTTAGTACCGGAGAGTATTCCCGGGATATTGGCTAAATACGAGTAG
- the tsaD gene encoding tRNA (adenosine(37)-N6)-threonylcarbamoyltransferase complex transferase subunit TsaD, with protein sequence MTVRTDKEIIILGIETSCDETSAAVLINGRDLRSHVISSQIITHQKYGGVVPEIASREHSLHFQPVVQQALDEAQMSFSDLSAIAVTYGPGLVGSLLVGVSGAKAMAYAAGIPLIGINHLEAHIYANFLEHHDLEFPLLALLVSGGHTHLILLEDHGQYKVLGLTRDDAAGEALDKVARTLGLGYPGGPQIQRIALKGDPHSFQFPRAMLEPDSLDFSFSGMKSAVLNTLNTAKMRGEELSVPDVAASFQQAVIDVLVRKALMGIRLTKVKTLLLAGGVAANALLRETLNQTLSERGIRLVYPSPIYCTDNGAMIATAGYYHYLREDYAPWTLNAVPGLSLR encoded by the coding sequence ATGACAGTTAGAACGGATAAAGAGATCATTATTTTAGGTATAGAAACGAGCTGTGATGAGACTTCAGCGGCTGTTCTGATTAATGGAAGGGATTTAAGAAGTCATGTTATTTCCTCACAAATAATAACTCATCAAAAATATGGCGGGGTTGTGCCCGAAATCGCCTCACGAGAACACAGTTTGCATTTTCAGCCTGTAGTTCAACAAGCTTTAGATGAGGCCCAAATGAGTTTTAGTGATTTGTCTGCTATTGCCGTAACCTATGGTCCTGGGCTTGTCGGTTCCTTATTGGTTGGAGTCTCCGGTGCAAAAGCCATGGCCTATGCAGCCGGTATACCTTTGATTGGGATAAATCACTTGGAGGCTCACATTTATGCCAATTTTTTGGAACACCATGATTTAGAATTTCCCCTTCTGGCCTTGTTGGTTTCAGGAGGACATACTCATTTAATTTTACTTGAAGACCATGGGCAATACAAAGTATTGGGTCTTACCCGGGATGATGCAGCCGGAGAGGCTTTGGATAAAGTAGCCAGAACATTGGGATTAGGTTACCCGGGCGGCCCTCAGATTCAAAGAATCGCATTAAAGGGGGATCCTCACTCTTTTCAATTCCCACGGGCTATGTTAGAGCCGGATAGTTTAGATTTTAGTTTCAGCGGTATGAAATCTGCAGTATTGAATACCCTGAACACAGCAAAGATGCGAGGGGAGGAACTGAGTGTTCCCGATGTTGCTGCTTCTTTTCAGCAAGCTGTAATTGATGTCTTAGTTCGCAAGGCTTTAATGGGCATCCGGTTGACTAAGGTTAAAACATTACTTCTTGCCGGCGGAGTGGCTGCTAATGCTTTACTCCGTGAAACTTTAAATCAGACCTTATCAGAACGCGGAATCCGATTAGTCTACCCATCCCCTATCTATTGCACGGACAATGGGGCGATGATAGCAACAGCCGGTTACTATCATTATTTGAGAGAGGATTACGCGCCTTGGACTCTTAATGCTGTTCCTGGACTGAGTTTAAGGTAA
- the fdhF gene encoding formate dehydrogenase subunit alpha, translated as MEWLTLTIDGREVSVPKGTTVLDACRMNNIPIPTLCHAPELTPAGACRLCVVQIEGMRNLPPSCVTQVAQGMKVETQNEKVRNARKTILELLVANHPLDCMTCQKMGDCSLAEYAYEYGVTGEVYQGENRCLPIDDSNPFILRDPNKCILCGKCIKACSEIQGKSILDFSFRGFDTQVGPAFNLPYKESDCDFCGSCVSVCPVGALTEKQMAGKGRPWEVTKVQTTCPFCGVGCNFDLNVKDDKVIGVTSNPDAPVNGKALCVKGRFGMDMIYSDNRITTPLIRKNGELVPADWDEALDLVATKLGEIKKNYGPNSIAALSSAHCTNEENYLMQKFMRAVIGTNNVDHCARTUHAPTVAGLATSFGSGAMTNSINEIPNSKVMFVIGSNPTEAHPVIGTKMKQALAKGAKLIVADPRRINLAEDADVWLRLNPGTDIALINGIMHIILANGWENKEFIEERTEGFEKVREAVQQYTPEVVSKITGVPVEQMEEAARIYATAERASVFYTLGITEHTCGTDNVMSLANLAMMTGNLGKESSGVNPMRGQNNVQGACDMGALPNVYPGYQQVASPEVRAKFEAAWGVPLDPNPGFMIPDMFGAAVSKDLRALYVLGEDPVITDADANHVRKGLEALDFLVVQEIFMSETAKLADVVLPGASFAEKTGTFTNTERRVQMVNQAIKPLGNARIDGDIICELATRMGYPFEYKSSAEVMEEIAKLTPQFAGITHERLGTQGLQWPVPHAEHPGTKFLHEGKFNRGKGLFVAIENQLPNELPDEEYPFVLNTGRKLSHYNVFTQHSASLGVHSPHELAEVNPTDAKRLALEDGEVVKVASRRGELKTKVKITERVPVGMVFMTLHYFDSPTNVLTNGAYDKVTKTYEYKYCGVKIEKIS; from the coding sequence TTGGAGTGGCTTACATTGACAATTGACGGACGTGAAGTCAGTGTACCTAAGGGTACAACTGTACTCGATGCCTGTCGTATGAATAATATTCCTATTCCAACTTTGTGTCATGCACCGGAGCTGACTCCGGCAGGAGCATGTCGTTTATGTGTGGTTCAAATTGAAGGAATGCGCAATCTTCCTCCGTCTTGTGTTACCCAAGTTGCCCAAGGTATGAAAGTGGAAACTCAAAATGAAAAGGTTCGAAATGCCCGCAAAACAATCCTGGAGCTTTTAGTAGCCAATCATCCCTTGGACTGCATGACTTGTCAAAAAATGGGAGATTGTTCTTTGGCAGAGTATGCCTATGAATATGGCGTAACTGGTGAAGTTTATCAAGGGGAAAACCGGTGTCTTCCTATCGATGACAGTAACCCATTTATTCTCCGTGACCCCAATAAGTGTATTCTCTGCGGAAAATGTATTAAAGCTTGTTCAGAGATTCAAGGAAAGAGCATTTTAGACTTTTCCTTCCGTGGATTTGATACTCAAGTAGGACCTGCTTTTAATTTACCTTATAAGGAGTCCGATTGTGATTTTTGTGGATCTTGTGTTTCAGTCTGTCCGGTTGGAGCACTGACAGAAAAGCAAATGGCCGGTAAAGGACGTCCCTGGGAAGTGACGAAAGTCCAAACAACCTGTCCTTTCTGTGGAGTCGGTTGTAATTTTGACTTAAATGTCAAAGACGATAAGGTCATTGGCGTAACTTCAAATCCCGATGCCCCGGTTAATGGCAAAGCGTTGTGCGTCAAAGGCCGCTTCGGCATGGATATGATTTATAGTGACAATCGCATAACAACCCCTCTGATCAGGAAAAATGGCGAACTTGTTCCTGCAGATTGGGATGAGGCTCTGGATTTGGTTGCCACAAAATTAGGGGAAATCAAGAAAAATTACGGTCCAAATTCCATCGCTGCACTAAGTTCTGCCCACTGTACAAACGAAGAAAATTATCTGATGCAAAAATTCATGCGCGCGGTTATCGGCACAAACAATGTCGATCACTGCGCAAGGACTTGACACGCTCCCACTGTGGCCGGTCTGGCCACCTCATTTGGATCCGGAGCGATGACCAATTCCATTAATGAAATTCCAAACTCCAAAGTTATGTTTGTGATTGGTTCAAATCCCACAGAAGCCCATCCGGTGATTGGGACAAAAATGAAGCAAGCCTTGGCTAAAGGTGCTAAGTTGATTGTCGCCGATCCTCGCCGCATCAACCTTGCTGAGGATGCCGATGTCTGGCTGCGGCTGAATCCAGGGACGGATATTGCTTTGATTAACGGGATTATGCATATTATTCTTGCCAATGGATGGGAAAACAAAGAATTCATTGAGGAACGGACAGAAGGTTTTGAAAAAGTCCGGGAGGCCGTTCAACAGTATACCCCTGAAGTCGTTAGTAAAATTACGGGAGTTCCCGTAGAACAGATGGAAGAAGCTGCCAGAATCTATGCTACAGCTGAACGCGCTTCCGTTTTCTATACCTTAGGAATTACTGAGCATACTTGCGGTACGGACAACGTCATGAGCTTGGCAAACCTGGCTATGATGACAGGAAATCTCGGTAAAGAAAGCTCAGGGGTTAACCCAATGCGGGGACAAAATAACGTGCAGGGTGCCTGCGATATGGGAGCGTTGCCTAATGTTTATCCTGGTTACCAACAGGTGGCAAGCCCTGAGGTACGAGCTAAGTTCGAAGCTGCCTGGGGAGTACCGTTAGACCCCAATCCTGGATTTATGATTCCGGATATGTTTGGGGCTGCCGTAAGCAAAGATCTGCGTGCTTTGTATGTCTTAGGTGAGGATCCAGTCATTACCGATGCGGATGCTAACCACGTGCGTAAAGGACTTGAAGCCCTTGATTTCCTTGTTGTTCAAGAAATCTTTATGTCAGAGACTGCAAAACTGGCTGATGTTGTCCTGCCTGGAGCCAGCTTTGCGGAAAAAACAGGAACCTTTACAAATACTGAGCGCCGGGTGCAGATGGTTAATCAAGCCATTAAGCCCCTTGGCAATGCCAGAATTGATGGTGACATTATTTGTGAATTAGCGACTCGCATGGGTTATCCTTTTGAGTATAAATCTTCGGCGGAAGTCATGGAGGAAATAGCCAAGTTGACGCCTCAGTTTGCGGGCATTACCCACGAACGGTTGGGCACTCAAGGTTTGCAATGGCCTGTACCCCATGCGGAACATCCGGGTACCAAGTTCCTCCATGAAGGTAAGTTTAACCGAGGCAAAGGGCTCTTTGTCGCCATTGAAAACCAACTGCCCAATGAGTTGCCGGACGAAGAGTATCCTTTCGTACTCAATACTGGACGTAAGCTTTCTCACTATAATGTCTTCACACAACACTCGGCATCCCTGGGAGTTCATTCTCCCCATGAACTGGCTGAGGTCAATCCGACAGATGCTAAACGCTTAGCTCTTGAAGACGGTGAAGTCGTTAAAGTAGCCTCTCGCCGGGGTGAGCTGAAAACTAAAGTTAAGATCACAGAGCGGGTACCGGTTGGTATGGTCTTTATGACTCTTCACTACTTTGATTCTCCAACCAACGTACTGACCAACGGAGCCTACGATAAAGTCACCAAAACTTATGAATATAAATATTGTGGCGTAAAGATTGAAAAGATCAGCTAA
- a CDS encoding MOSC domain-containing protein has translation MGKIVAVCTSERKGMRKKNVGEGILKVNFGLEGDAHGGDWHRMVSLLAMESIKTMQEKGLKVGPGDFAENLTTEGLELHTLPVGTKLKIGATSIGEVTQIGKECHTRCAIYYQAGDCVMPKEGIFIRLLEGGVVKVGDSIEVMS, from the coding sequence TTGGGGAAAATTGTAGCAGTTTGTACAAGTGAACGTAAAGGGATGAGAAAAAAGAATGTGGGTGAAGGAATCCTAAAAGTCAACTTTGGGCTGGAAGGCGATGCTCACGGCGGGGATTGGCATCGTATGGTGAGTTTGCTGGCCATGGAAAGCATAAAGACGATGCAGGAGAAAGGTCTCAAAGTAGGTCCGGGAGATTTTGCGGAGAACTTGACGACGGAAGGGTTGGAATTGCATACGCTGCCTGTTGGAACAAAACTGAAAATCGGAGCTACAAGTATAGGAGAAGTGACACAGATCGGAAAAGAATGCCATACCAGATGTGCAATTTACTATCAAGCTGGGGATTGCGTAATGCCTAAAGAGGGGATTTTTATTCGCCTGCTGGAAGGTGGAGTCGTGAAAGTTGGCGACAGCATTGAGGTGATGAGTTAA
- the moaA gene encoding GTP 3',8-cyclase MoaA — translation MQDQFLRRIEYLRISVTDRCNLRCKYCMPSEGIQWIPHDAILSFEEILRLMNISTQLGFRRFRITGGEPLVRKGILEFLQEAAQLPGVEDLMLTTNGLLLPEMAFDLKAAGVHRINVSLDTMDQTRFFENTRGGDVSKVIQGIFRSLEAGLNPVKVNVVVVRGFNTDELPSFLKLAQQYPLHVRFIELMPIGVSSEHRSDFVSIEEMKEILDLKETIPTREIPGGGPAEYFRPGGYKGSIGFISALSRHFCNTCNRVRLTSDGKLRPCLHSKHEIDFRDVLRSGKSDEEILKLFAAAVWHKPAEHHMNQESWQDVRTMSQIGG, via the coding sequence ATGCAAGATCAATTTCTTCGTCGAATTGAATACCTTAGAATATCTGTCACAGACCGTTGTAACCTGCGCTGCAAGTATTGTATGCCCTCCGAAGGGATACAATGGATACCTCACGACGCTATTCTTTCATTTGAAGAAATTCTAAGATTAATGAACATAAGTACGCAACTAGGATTTCGCCGGTTTCGAATCACCGGTGGCGAGCCCTTAGTTCGCAAAGGAATCTTAGAGTTTCTGCAAGAAGCGGCTCAACTTCCTGGGGTAGAAGATCTCATGCTGACAACCAATGGCTTGTTATTACCGGAAATGGCTTTTGATTTAAAAGCGGCTGGTGTACATCGTATTAATGTCAGTTTGGATACCATGGACCAAACCCGTTTCTTTGAAAATACCCGGGGCGGAGATGTCTCAAAAGTGATTCAAGGAATTTTTCGCTCCTTAGAGGCCGGTCTTAATCCTGTCAAAGTTAATGTAGTGGTTGTGCGTGGATTTAATACCGACGAATTGCCTAGTTTTTTGAAATTAGCACAACAGTATCCTCTTCACGTTCGATTTATTGAACTTATGCCCATTGGTGTCAGTTCAGAGCATCGTTCTGATTTTGTCTCAATCGAGGAGATGAAAGAAATCTTGGACCTTAAAGAAACTATTCCGACCAGAGAGATACCTGGAGGGGGCCCGGCGGAATATTTTCGACCGGGGGGTTATAAAGGGAGTATAGGTTTTATTAGTGCACTCAGTCGTCATTTCTGTAATACTTGTAATCGTGTGCGTTTAACATCAGACGGAAAGTTGAGACCATGTTTGCACAGTAAGCACGAAATCGATTTTCGCGATGTTTTACGATCCGGCAAGTCAGACGAAGAGATTTTAAAGCTTTTTGCAGCAGCAGTTTGGCATAAACCCGCAGAGCATCATATGAATCAAGAGTCCTGGCAAGATGTTCGTACGATGTCACAGATTGGAGGTTAA
- a CDS encoding glutaredoxin family protein, whose translation MSLEVTMYTLPLCPYCARARRFLTDKGILFTEKNIMFPKNLMELRSITNSIGVPITVAGDKILTRFSREEYEEVFKN comes from the coding sequence GTGAGCCTAGAAGTAACAATGTATACTTTACCCCTTTGTCCGTACTGTGCCCGCGCTAGGCGGTTCCTTACGGATAAGGGGATTTTATTTACAGAGAAAAATATAATGTTTCCCAAGAACTTAATGGAACTAAGAAGTATTACAAATTCTATAGGAGTTCCTATCACGGTTGCAGGGGATAAGATCTTAACACGTTTTTCCCGTGAAGAATATGAGGAGGTCTTTAAAAATTAA
- the moaC gene encoding cyclic pyranopterin monophosphate synthase MoaC, whose amino-acid sequence MDLTHFDETGRARMVDVSAKEETDREAVARGKIIMKQETLERIRMGQIAKGDVLAVAQVAGIMGAKQTSQLIPMCHPLAITGAKLSFDFEEPDGISIEARVKVSGKTGVEMEALTAVSIAALTIYDMCKAIDKTMTIQEIYLAEKRGGKSGHFIRG is encoded by the coding sequence GTGGACTTAACGCATTTTGATGAAACAGGGCGTGCTCGGATGGTGGATGTCAGTGCTAAGGAGGAAACAGATAGGGAAGCCGTAGCACGAGGGAAAATTATAATGAAACAGGAGACTTTGGAGAGAATTCGCATGGGTCAAATAGCTAAAGGGGATGTTTTGGCCGTAGCCCAAGTGGCGGGTATAATGGGGGCAAAACAGACATCCCAATTAATCCCCATGTGTCACCCGTTGGCAATTACCGGTGCTAAACTGAGCTTCGATTTTGAGGAGCCAGATGGAATCAGTATAGAAGCCCGTGTGAAAGTCTCGGGGAAAACAGGCGTAGAAATGGAGGCTCTGACGGCGGTGAGTATTGCAGCGTTGACTATTTACGATATGTGCAAGGCAATTGACAAGACTATGACGATACAAGAGATTTATCTGGCGGAAAAGCGAGGGGGAAAAAGCGGCCATTTTATAAGGGGCTGA
- the nuoF gene encoding NADH-quinone oxidoreductase subunit NuoF, translating to MAENQRILVCAGTGCASSGALPIIDVLNEEIKKQGLADTIKIVGTGCQGFCEKGPTLVIEPQHILYTRVTKEDVAEIVTSELIKGERVERLLPVDQETQKPIDSMSDVKFFAKQHRIVLHNCGVIDPQKIDDYTAREGYKAIEKALKEMSPEEVMEEVKKSGLRGRGGAGFPTGVKWGFCRQTPSDKKYIICNADEGDPGAFMDRSVLEGDPHSVIEGMLIGAYAIGADEGYVYCRAEYPLAIKHLGIAIKQAEEAGYLGENILGTGFNFRLNVFAGAGAFVCGEETALMASIEGKRGMPRVRPPFPAVSGLWGKPTNINNVETWSNIPHILRNGAEWYAQFGTEKSKGTKIFALTGKVNNTGLVEVPMGTTLREIIFDIGGGIQGGKKFKAVQIGGPSGGCLPEDMLDLAVDYDTLTQAGAMVGSGGLVIMDETTCMVDIARYFLNFSKKESCGKCTPCREGTTRMYEILDRITKGEGKEEDLDTLENLANTIKETSLCGLGQFAPSPILATLKYFRHEYEAHIHDHKCPAHNCTALLSYTIDTEKCKMCSLCAKNCPVNCISGDKKTNTPYVIDEEKCIKCGTCMEKCKFGAISRA from the coding sequence ATGGCTGAGAACCAACGTATTCTAGTTTGTGCAGGTACGGGATGTGCCTCCTCAGGAGCACTTCCCATCATTGATGTCTTGAATGAAGAAATCAAGAAACAAGGTCTCGCAGATACCATAAAGATTGTCGGCACCGGATGTCAGGGATTCTGCGAAAAAGGGCCTACGCTTGTTATTGAACCCCAGCATATTTTATATACCCGAGTCACTAAAGAAGATGTTGCTGAAATTGTAACTTCAGAGCTTATCAAAGGGGAGCGAGTGGAACGTCTGCTTCCTGTTGATCAGGAAACCCAAAAACCCATTGATTCTATGTCAGATGTTAAATTTTTTGCAAAGCAGCATCGCATTGTCCTGCATAATTGCGGGGTTATCGATCCTCAAAAGATTGATGATTATACTGCTCGTGAAGGTTATAAGGCGATTGAAAAAGCACTTAAAGAAATGTCGCCTGAGGAGGTTATGGAAGAGGTCAAGAAATCCGGACTGCGCGGCCGCGGAGGAGCCGGATTCCCCACAGGTGTTAAGTGGGGCTTCTGCCGCCAAACTCCCAGTGATAAAAAGTATATTATTTGTAACGCAGACGAAGGAGACCCGGGTGCATTCATGGACCGCAGCGTCTTGGAGGGAGACCCACATTCCGTTATTGAGGGTATGTTAATCGGGGCTTATGCCATCGGGGCAGATGAAGGCTATGTGTACTGTCGCGCCGAGTATCCTCTGGCTATTAAGCATTTGGGAATTGCCATTAAGCAGGCAGAAGAAGCTGGCTATTTGGGAGAAAATATTCTTGGCACAGGTTTCAATTTCCGTCTGAATGTCTTTGCCGGAGCGGGAGCGTTTGTTTGCGGAGAAGAAACAGCCTTGATGGCATCCATTGAGGGTAAACGGGGGATGCCCAGAGTTCGTCCGCCTTTCCCGGCAGTCAGCGGTTTATGGGGAAAACCGACCAATATCAATAACGTTGAGACTTGGTCAAATATCCCACATATTTTACGCAACGGTGCAGAGTGGTACGCTCAATTTGGAACAGAAAAAAGTAAAGGAACTAAGATCTTTGCTTTAACCGGTAAAGTAAATAATACAGGACTGGTTGAAGTTCCCATGGGGACAACCCTTAGAGAGATCATCTTTGACATTGGTGGCGGAATCCAAGGCGGCAAGAAGTTCAAAGCAGTTCAAATTGGTGGCCCTTCCGGAGGATGCTTGCCAGAGGACATGCTCGATCTTGCAGTGGATTATGACACTTTGACTCAAGCTGGGGCAATGGTTGGTTCCGGCGGACTGGTTATCATGGATGAAACTACTTGTATGGTGGATATTGCCCGTTATTTCCTGAACTTCTCCAAGAAAGAATCTTGCGGGAAATGTACACCCTGTCGAGAGGGAACCACCCGGATGTACGAGATCCTTGACAGGATTACCAAGGGAGAAGGTAAAGAGGAAGATCTTGATACCTTAGAGAATCTGGCTAATACCATCAAAGAGACCTCCCTCTGCGGTTTAGGTCAGTTTGCGCCAAGTCCGATTCTGGCCACTCTGAAGTATTTTAGGCATGAGTATGAGGCACACATTCATGACCACAAATGTCCTGCGCACAATTGTACAGCTTTGTTAAGCTACACCATTGATACTGAGAAGTGCAAAATGTGCAGCCTTTGTGCTAAAAACTGTCCTGTTAATTGTATTTCAGGGGATAAGAAGACAAATACTCCTTATGTTATCGATGAAGAAAAGTGTATCAAGTGCGGAACCTGTATGGAAAAATGTAAATTTGGTGCAATTAGCAGAGCATAA
- a CDS encoding 5-formyltetrahydrofolate cyclo-ligase → MNEVNKKLKAEVRKSCLNQRAALGEQERKSKSLIIQQRLWDSLDFQKAQTVMLFLNFRDEVETTATAEAVLASKKRLILPRCAPKGVILPLEVSNLALDLELGAWGIREPKLTNVEVNPLEIDLVVVPGAGFDLQGNRLGYGGGYYDRFFERLKNSVPKVALSFESQIIGQVPVDEHDAKMTKLITEKMVYVFSRKG, encoded by the coding sequence ATGAATGAGGTTAATAAAAAATTGAAAGCCGAAGTTCGTAAATCGTGTTTAAATCAGAGAGCCGCTTTGGGAGAACAAGAAAGAAAGAGCAAAAGTTTAATTATTCAGCAAAGATTGTGGGACTCACTTGACTTTCAAAAGGCTCAGACCGTGATGTTATTTCTTAACTTCCGGGATGAAGTAGAAACCACGGCCACAGCAGAGGCTGTGCTGGCGAGTAAGAAACGATTGATATTACCTCGTTGTGCACCTAAGGGTGTTATTCTTCCTCTTGAAGTTAGTAATCTAGCATTAGATCTTGAGCTTGGGGCTTGGGGAATTCGTGAACCCAAGTTAACAAATGTAGAGGTAAATCCTTTAGAGATTGATTTGGTTGTTGTACCTGGGGCCGGTTTTGATTTGCAGGGAAATCGTTTAGGGTATGGAGGAGGCTATTATGATCGCTTTTTTGAGCGGTTGAAAAATTCAGTCCCAAAGGTTGCTCTTAGTTTCGAATCCCAAATCATTGGACAAGTGCCGGTTGATGAGCACGACGCAAAAATGACTAAATTGATCACAGAAAAAATGGTTTACGTTTTTAGCAGAAAAGGATAG
- the mobA gene encoding molybdenum cofactor guanylyltransferase produces MRRSLKINHHQFETGKPSPKLNATGILLAGGKSSRMKRDKAFLEFEGKSLAERSIGVLEAVFSEVLISSNKPELFAAFDLPVIKDETQNRGPLEGLFQGLKAARYDEVFFVACDMPFLNQKLIRYLAAWIPYYDIVVPKLESGVHPLHAFYHRRCLSAIKNNLEAGFLKIMDIYSSCTVKFVTEAELTGFSDIKNVFCNVNTPKEWADVNKRLDC; encoded by the coding sequence ATGAGGAGGTCTTTAAAAATTAATCATCATCAATTCGAAACCGGAAAACCTTCTCCGAAATTGAACGCAACTGGAATTCTACTGGCCGGCGGCAAAAGTTCCAGGATGAAAAGAGATAAGGCCTTCTTAGAGTTTGAGGGAAAATCTCTGGCAGAACGAAGCATTGGAGTGCTAGAAGCAGTATTTTCTGAGGTACTCATCAGCAGCAACAAACCTGAACTCTTTGCGGCCTTTGATCTGCCTGTCATTAAAGATGAAACTCAAAATCGAGGGCCCCTTGAAGGACTTTTTCAAGGCCTAAAAGCGGCCAGGTATGATGAAGTATTTTTTGTTGCCTGTGATATGCCCTTTTTGAATCAAAAACTTATTCGTTATTTAGCAGCTTGGATTCCTTACTATGATATTGTTGTTCCGAAGCTGGAATCCGGGGTCCATCCATTGCATGCTTTCTATCATCGCCGTTGTCTCTCTGCCATAAAAAATAATCTCGAGGCAGGATTCCTCAAGATTATGGATATTTATTCGTCCTGTACAGTAAAGTTTGTAACTGAAGCAGAACTAACTGGATTTTCAGATATTAAAAATGTTTTCTGCAACGTGAATACCCCAAAAGAGTGGGCTGACGTCAATAAACGCCTTGACTGCTAG